In one Brassica oleracea var. oleracea cultivar TO1000 chromosome C9, BOL, whole genome shotgun sequence genomic region, the following are encoded:
- the LOC106318347 gene encoding carbon catabolite repressor protein 4 homolog 6 isoform X2 produces the protein MRRSRSVAQVFSDAAISNATTTCAPFVAMSSRPLYRGGRARGRGRGRGGRSFSDRPYNDAGGHQFVTGDSHFQSVHDANLEFRHGNRGGSSSSSLDPRRFNHVQQPPFNQNYQLRPPPPQVQWRPNHPPSGQSYSACPPPPFYQNQMSRPPPQRSFRQRPRSKPSDFREWEYAKTAPSPGSEKFVVLSYNILADYLANDHWRNLYFHIPRNVLSWGWRKNKIVFELGLWSADIMCLQEVDKFQDLEEELKHRGYSGIWKMRTGNAVDGCAIFWRSNRFKLVQEESIQFNQLGLRDNVAQICVLEALLNSHTKENEASPSESCSRRVVVCNIHVLYNPKRGDFKLGQVRTLLERAHAVSKLWDDAPVVLCGDFNCTPKSHLYNFISEGKLDLSGVARNKVSGQESAEIRPPRPEIYTRFQSDNKSPQGQAQPQDLTANARMENNSYMDVGISPSIRNTSELPCGETVLAGHKATSSSVRVLPGEDLASGCNLGGQNRQPDDAGDLSLAEGLSSVTLSDPEPPQSFNAKDDSREKLSASSVISETEHFPEEIGFNTQNDSSSLSTKVDTSAEMKLDDLTLDEAAVLAQEEEGIGEDGETFLAKLHDNNEDLSKTGELVNDISRESGSEAMHYGKVTYNPASWTPMEIAAATGDPGRSTVEHALELKSTYSEIEGKANTRDENGEPVVTSYHRCFMGTVDYIWRSEGLQTVRVLAPIPKQAMQWTPGFPTPKWGSDHIALVSELAFCSSKSGPKS, from the exons ATGCGGCGATCCCGTTCAGTCGCCCAAGTTTTCTCCGACGCTGCAATCTCTAACGCCACCACTACTTGTGCTCCCTTCGTCGCCATGTCTAGTCGTCCTCTG TACAGAGGTGGGCGAGCGAGAGGCCGAGGCCGAGGTCGAGGCGGGAGAAGCTTCTCCGATCGTCCGTACAACGACGCGGGAGGACACCAGTTCGTCACCGGAGACTCGCATTTCCAGTCAGTCCACGACGCCAATCTCGAGTTCCGCCACGGAAACAGAGGAGGCTCCTCCTCCTCGAGTCTCGATCCTCGTCGTTTCAACCACGTGCAGCAACCGCCGTTCAATCAGAACTACCAGCTTCGGCCTCCGCCTCCTCAAGTTCAGTGGCGACCTAATCATCCGCCGTCTGGTCAGAGCTATTCAGCTTGCCCTCCCCCTCCGTTTTATCAAAACCAGATGTCTCGGCCGCCTCCGCAGCGTAGCTTCCGTCAACGCCCACGGTCTAAACCCTCTGATTTCCGGGAATGGGAATACGCCAAAACGGCGCCGTCTCCTGGGTCTG AAAAGTTTGTTGTACTATCGTATAACATCTTGGCAGATTACCTTGCGAATGATCACTGGAGAAATCTTTACTTTCACATACCGAGGAATGTGTTGAGTTGGGGATGGAGGAAGAACAAGATTGTGTTCGAGCTTGGCCTATGGTCTGCTGATATAATGTGCCTCCAG GAAGTTGATAAGTTTCAGGACTTAGAGGAAGAGTTAAAGCACCGGGGATATAGTGGCATCTGGAAG ATGCGGACGGGTAATGCTGTTGACGGTTGTGCAATATTTTGGCGATCAAATAG GTTCAAGTTGGTTCAGGAGGAAAGCATCCAGTTCAATCAGCTTGGTCTCAGAGATAATGTTGCTCAGATATGTGTGCTTGAG GCGCTGCTGAATTCGCATACCAAAGAAAATGAGGCCTCTCCATCTGAAAG CTGTTCCCGCCGGGTTGTCGTTTGTAATATTCACGTGTTATATAATCCTAAAAGAGGAGACTTTAAACTTGGTCAG GTCAGAACACTCTTAGAGAGAGCTCATGCTGTATCTAAACTCTGGGATGATGCGCCTGTTGTCTTATGTGGGGATTTCAATTGTACACCAAAG AGTCATTTGTACAACTTTATTTCGGAGGGCAAG TTGGATTTGTCTGGTGTGGCCAGAAACAAAGTTTCGGGGCAAGAGTCTGCTGAAATTCGTCCACCACGGCCAGAAATTTATACGAG GTTTCAGTCCGATAATAAATCGCCACAAGGTCAAGCTCAACCTCAAGATTTGACTGCAAATGCTCGCATGGAGAATAACTCCTACATGGATGTTGGAATATCCCCCTCCATAAGAAACACATCTGAGCTTCCATGTGGTGAAACAGTTCTTGCTGGTCACAAAGCCACCTCCAGCTCCGTAAGAGTATTACCAGGCGAGGATCTGGCCTCAGGTTGTAATCTAGGAGGACAAAACAGACAACCTGATGACGCTGGGGATCTCTCGCTAGCTGAAGGTCTCTCTTCAGTAACCTTATCAGATCCAGAACCTCCACAGAGTTTCAATGCTAAAGACGATTCGAGAGAAAAACTTTCTGCAAGTTCTGTTATATCAGAGACAGAGCATTTTCCTGAAGAAATTGGGTTCAATACTCAAAATGATTCATCTAGTCTCTCCACCAAGGTTGACACTTCAGCCGAGATGAAACTAGATGACTTAACACTGGACGAAGCGGCTGTACTTGCGCAAGAAGAAGAAGGTATAGGTGAAGATGGGGAAACTTTTTTAGCTAAGCTACACGATAATAATGAAGACTTGAGTAAAACAGGGGAACTTGTGAATGATATTTCCCGTGAATCGGGTTCTGAAGCTATGCATTATGGGAAAGTCACTTATAATCCAGCCTCTTGGACCCCGATGGAGATAGCAGCCGCAACAGGTGACCCAGGAAGAAGTACGGTTGAACACGCTCTGGAGCTTAAAAGCACTTACTCGGAAATCGAG GGTAAAGCGAACACAAGAGATGAAAACGGAGAACCTGTAGTAACCAGTTATCACAGATGTTTCATGGGGACAGTTGACTACATATG GCGGTCGGAAGGTCTGCAAACGGTGCGTGTGCTTGCTCCAATACCGAAACAAGCAATGCAGTGGACACCAGGCTTCCCAACTCCA AAATGGGGGAGCGATCACATTGCATTGGTTTCAGAGTTGGCCTTCTGCAGCAGCAAGAGTGGGCCTAAAAGCTGA
- the LOC106315278 gene encoding glutathione S-transferase T3-like, producing the protein MDYDPYKTQTSNFVDLLNSQQDVVFGLGEDSVRVSSSQVPHFGEIPVERKERRTWTPTDDQVLISSWLNTSKDPVVGNEQRSGAFWQRIAAYFAASPKIAVSERREAGHCKQRWHKINDLVGKFCGAFEAASRERTSGQNDNDVLKLAHEIFFNNHNKKFTLEHAWKELRNDQKWCDLSTSKTESGCKKRKLDDSAQSATSHASESMTDRPPGVKCGSSELALPYQESSPFKMSMHLM; encoded by the exons ATGGATTATGATCCATATAAAACACAGACATCAAATTTTGTTGACCTTCTCAATAGTCAACAAGACGTTGTGTTTGGTTTAGGGGAAGATAGTGTCCGTGTTTCTTCATCACAGGTTCCTCACTTTGGTGAGATTCCTGTAGAGCGTAAAGAAAGAAGAACCTGGACGCCTACAGACGATCAAGTGCTCATATCCTCTTGGTTAAACACAAGTAAAGATCCGGTGGTAGGGAACGAGCAACGATCCGGAGCTTTTTGGCAGAGAATTGCCGCGTACTTCGCAGCATCACCAAAGATTGCAGTTAGTGAAAGAAGGGAGGCCGGTCACTGCAAGCAACGTTGGCACAAGATCAATGATCTTGTAGGGAAGTTCTGTGGCGCGTTCGAAGCTGCAAGCAGAGAGAGAACCAGCGGGCAAAACGATAACGACGTTCTCAAGCTAGCGCATGAGATCTTCTTCAACAATCACAACAAGAAGTTCACTCTAGAACATGCGTGGAAGGAGCTTCGAAACGATCAGAAATGGTGTGACCTGTCAACTTCTAAAACGGAGAGTGGCTGTAAAAAGAGGAAGCTCGACGACAGCGCACAATCAGCAACCTCTCACGCCTCTGAATCCATGACTGATCGTCCCCCGGGTGTTAA ATGTGGGAGCTCTGAGTTGGCTCTCCCATATCAAGAATCATCTCCATTTAAGATGTCAATGCATCTCATGTAG
- the LOC106318347 gene encoding carbon catabolite repressor protein 4 homolog 6 isoform X1 has product MRRSRSVAQVFSDAAISNATTTCAPFVAMSSRPLQYRGGRARGRGRGRGGRSFSDRPYNDAGGHQFVTGDSHFQSVHDANLEFRHGNRGGSSSSSLDPRRFNHVQQPPFNQNYQLRPPPPQVQWRPNHPPSGQSYSACPPPPFYQNQMSRPPPQRSFRQRPRSKPSDFREWEYAKTAPSPGSEKFVVLSYNILADYLANDHWRNLYFHIPRNVLSWGWRKNKIVFELGLWSADIMCLQEVDKFQDLEEELKHRGYSGIWKMRTGNAVDGCAIFWRSNRFKLVQEESIQFNQLGLRDNVAQICVLEALLNSHTKENEASPSESCSRRVVVCNIHVLYNPKRGDFKLGQVRTLLERAHAVSKLWDDAPVVLCGDFNCTPKSHLYNFISEGKLDLSGVARNKVSGQESAEIRPPRPEIYTRFQSDNKSPQGQAQPQDLTANARMENNSYMDVGISPSIRNTSELPCGETVLAGHKATSSSVRVLPGEDLASGCNLGGQNRQPDDAGDLSLAEGLSSVTLSDPEPPQSFNAKDDSREKLSASSVISETEHFPEEIGFNTQNDSSSLSTKVDTSAEMKLDDLTLDEAAVLAQEEEGIGEDGETFLAKLHDNNEDLSKTGELVNDISRESGSEAMHYGKVTYNPASWTPMEIAAATGDPGRSTVEHALELKSTYSEIEGKANTRDENGEPVVTSYHRCFMGTVDYIWRSEGLQTVRVLAPIPKQAMQWTPGFPTPKWGSDHIALVSELAFCSSKSGPKS; this is encoded by the exons ATGCGGCGATCCCGTTCAGTCGCCCAAGTTTTCTCCGACGCTGCAATCTCTAACGCCACCACTACTTGTGCTCCCTTCGTCGCCATGTCTAGTCGTCCTCTG CAGTACAGAGGTGGGCGAGCGAGAGGCCGAGGCCGAGGTCGAGGCGGGAGAAGCTTCTCCGATCGTCCGTACAACGACGCGGGAGGACACCAGTTCGTCACCGGAGACTCGCATTTCCAGTCAGTCCACGACGCCAATCTCGAGTTCCGCCACGGAAACAGAGGAGGCTCCTCCTCCTCGAGTCTCGATCCTCGTCGTTTCAACCACGTGCAGCAACCGCCGTTCAATCAGAACTACCAGCTTCGGCCTCCGCCTCCTCAAGTTCAGTGGCGACCTAATCATCCGCCGTCTGGTCAGAGCTATTCAGCTTGCCCTCCCCCTCCGTTTTATCAAAACCAGATGTCTCGGCCGCCTCCGCAGCGTAGCTTCCGTCAACGCCCACGGTCTAAACCCTCTGATTTCCGGGAATGGGAATACGCCAAAACGGCGCCGTCTCCTGGGTCTG AAAAGTTTGTTGTACTATCGTATAACATCTTGGCAGATTACCTTGCGAATGATCACTGGAGAAATCTTTACTTTCACATACCGAGGAATGTGTTGAGTTGGGGATGGAGGAAGAACAAGATTGTGTTCGAGCTTGGCCTATGGTCTGCTGATATAATGTGCCTCCAG GAAGTTGATAAGTTTCAGGACTTAGAGGAAGAGTTAAAGCACCGGGGATATAGTGGCATCTGGAAG ATGCGGACGGGTAATGCTGTTGACGGTTGTGCAATATTTTGGCGATCAAATAG GTTCAAGTTGGTTCAGGAGGAAAGCATCCAGTTCAATCAGCTTGGTCTCAGAGATAATGTTGCTCAGATATGTGTGCTTGAG GCGCTGCTGAATTCGCATACCAAAGAAAATGAGGCCTCTCCATCTGAAAG CTGTTCCCGCCGGGTTGTCGTTTGTAATATTCACGTGTTATATAATCCTAAAAGAGGAGACTTTAAACTTGGTCAG GTCAGAACACTCTTAGAGAGAGCTCATGCTGTATCTAAACTCTGGGATGATGCGCCTGTTGTCTTATGTGGGGATTTCAATTGTACACCAAAG AGTCATTTGTACAACTTTATTTCGGAGGGCAAG TTGGATTTGTCTGGTGTGGCCAGAAACAAAGTTTCGGGGCAAGAGTCTGCTGAAATTCGTCCACCACGGCCAGAAATTTATACGAG GTTTCAGTCCGATAATAAATCGCCACAAGGTCAAGCTCAACCTCAAGATTTGACTGCAAATGCTCGCATGGAGAATAACTCCTACATGGATGTTGGAATATCCCCCTCCATAAGAAACACATCTGAGCTTCCATGTGGTGAAACAGTTCTTGCTGGTCACAAAGCCACCTCCAGCTCCGTAAGAGTATTACCAGGCGAGGATCTGGCCTCAGGTTGTAATCTAGGAGGACAAAACAGACAACCTGATGACGCTGGGGATCTCTCGCTAGCTGAAGGTCTCTCTTCAGTAACCTTATCAGATCCAGAACCTCCACAGAGTTTCAATGCTAAAGACGATTCGAGAGAAAAACTTTCTGCAAGTTCTGTTATATCAGAGACAGAGCATTTTCCTGAAGAAATTGGGTTCAATACTCAAAATGATTCATCTAGTCTCTCCACCAAGGTTGACACTTCAGCCGAGATGAAACTAGATGACTTAACACTGGACGAAGCGGCTGTACTTGCGCAAGAAGAAGAAGGTATAGGTGAAGATGGGGAAACTTTTTTAGCTAAGCTACACGATAATAATGAAGACTTGAGTAAAACAGGGGAACTTGTGAATGATATTTCCCGTGAATCGGGTTCTGAAGCTATGCATTATGGGAAAGTCACTTATAATCCAGCCTCTTGGACCCCGATGGAGATAGCAGCCGCAACAGGTGACCCAGGAAGAAGTACGGTTGAACACGCTCTGGAGCTTAAAAGCACTTACTCGGAAATCGAG GGTAAAGCGAACACAAGAGATGAAAACGGAGAACCTGTAGTAACCAGTTATCACAGATGTTTCATGGGGACAGTTGACTACATATG GCGGTCGGAAGGTCTGCAAACGGTGCGTGTGCTTGCTCCAATACCGAAACAAGCAATGCAGTGGACACCAGGCTTCCCAACTCCA AAATGGGGGAGCGATCACATTGCATTGGTTTCAGAGTTGGCCTTCTGCAGCAGCAAGAGTGGGCCTAAAAGCTGA
- the LOC106313564 gene encoding 6-hydroxynicotinate 3-monooxygenase, which produces MGKKMKAIIVGGSIAGVSCAHSLTLAGWDVLVLEKSSEPPARSPTGAGLGLDPQARAIIKSWLPHPHLLDETTLPLSIDQNQGTDSEKKVTRVLTRDESFDFRAAYWSDIHGLLFNALPESMFLWGHKFLSFAMSQDESTVKVETLVMETQETVEIHGDLLVAADGCLSSIRKTFLPNLKLRYSGYCAWRGVFDFSGDENSETVSGIKREYPELGRCLYFDLARDTHSVFYELSNKKLNWIWYVNQPEPELKSNSVTLKVSQEMINKMHQEADTIWIPELARLMKETKEPFLNVIYDCDPLERISWGNVVLVGDAAHPTTPHGLRSTNMSVLDAEVLGKCLGECGRENLSLGLEEYQRIRLPVVSEQVLYARRLGRIKQGLDRDGVGLEQKHMPFFSGAPLV; this is translated from the exons ATGGGGAAGAAGATGAAAGCGATCATCGTAGGAGGAAGTATAGCGGGCGTATCGTGCGCACACTCGCTCACGTTAGCAGGCTGGGATGTACTGGTACTCGAGAAATCTTCCGAACCTCCAGCTCGGAGCCCTACCGGTGCTGGACTCGGACTCGACCCTCAAGCTCGCGCAATCATCAAATCATGGCTCCCTCATCCACACCTCTTAGACGAAACCACCTTACCTCTCTCCATTGATCAG AATCAGGGAACAGATAGTGAGAAGAAAGTGACGCGAGTTTTGACAAGAGACGAGAGTTTTGATTTTCGAGCAGCTTATTGGTCAGACATCCACGGTCTTCTGTTTAACGCGTTGCCTGAATCCATGTTTCTTTGGGGACATAAGTTTCTGTCTTTCGCTATGTCACAAGATGAATCGACTGTAAAGGTGGAGACTTTAGTTATGGAAACTCAAGAGACTGTTGAGATTCATGGAGACTTGCTCGTTGCAGCAGATGGGTGTCTCTCTTCCATTCGGAAAACGTTCTTGCCGAACCTTAAACTGAG GTACTCTGGTTACTGCGCTTGGAGAGGTGTTTTTGATTTCTCAGGGGATGAGAACTCGGAGACAGTTTCTGGAATCAAGAGGGAGTATCCAGAGCTTGGGAGATGCTTGTATTTTGATCTCGCTAGGGATACTCATAGCGTGTTCTACGAGCTTAGTAACAAGAAACTTAACTGGATTTGGTATGTTAATCAACCAGAGCCTGAGCTTAAG AGCAACTCTGTTACGCTAAAAGTAAGCCAAGAAATGATCAATAAGATGCATCAAGAAGCAGACACCATCTGGATCCCCGAGCTAGCGAGACTCATGAAAGAAACTAAAGAGCCTTTCCTTAATGTTATCTACGACTGTGACCCTCTAGAGAGGATCTCCTGGGGGAATGTCGTGCTGGTTGGAGACGCAGCTCATCCCACGACCCCTCATGGTCTGAGAAGCACAAACATGTCGGTTCTTGATGCGGAAGTGCTAGGCAAGTGCTTGGGGGAATGTGGACGTGAGAATCTAAGTTTGGGTCTTGAGGAATATCAGAGGATAAGATTGCCTGTTGTTTCCGAGCAAGTTTTGTATGCAAGGCGTTTGGGGCGTATCAAGCAAGGTCTTGATCGTGATGGAGTTGGATTGGAACAGAAACACATGCCATTCTTTTCTGGTGCTCCTCTTGTCTAA
- the LOC106315818 gene encoding N-alpha-acetyltransferase 50, producing MGTGREASVSLDGVRDKNVMQLKKLNTVLFPVRYNDKYYADAIASGEFTKLAYYGDICVGAIACRLEKKEGGAMRVYIMTLGVLAPYRGIGIGSKLLNHVLDICTKQNISEIYLHVQTNNEDAIKFYKKFGFEITDTIQDYYINIEPRDCYVVTKSFAQSEASK from the exons ATGGGAACTGGGCGTGAAGCCAGCGTGTCGCTAGATGGAGTCAGAGACAAAAACGTGATGCAGCTTAAGAAACTCAACACTGTTCTCTTCCCGGTCCGCTATAACGACAAGTACTACGCCGATGCGATTGCATCCGGCGAGTTCACTAAGCTTG CTTATTACGGTGACATATGTGTCGGAGCTATTGCTTGTCGGCTGGAGAAGAAAGAAGGCGGGGCCATGAGAGTGTATATAATGACACTTGGTGTTCTTGCACCATACCGCGGCATTGGCATTG GTTCAAAGCTATTGAATCATGTTCTTGACATATGCACCAAGCAAAACATATCTGAAATATACTTGCACGTTCAGACAAACAACGAAGATGCGATCAAGTTCTACAAGAAGTTTGGGTTTGAGATCACAGATACCATACAAGACTACTACATCAACATAGAGCCAAGAGACTGTTATGTTGTCACCAAGTCCTTTGCTCAGTCTGAAGCCAGCAAATGA